One part of the Alligator mississippiensis isolate rAllMis1 chromosome 3, rAllMis1, whole genome shotgun sequence genome encodes these proteins:
- the OSTF1 gene encoding osteoclast-stimulating factor 1, which produces MSKPPPKPAKPGQVKVFRALYTFEPRTPDELYFEEGDIIYISDMSDTNWWKGTCKGRTGLIPSNYVAEQAESIDNPLHEAAKRGNLSWLRECLDNRVGVNGLDKAGNTALYWACHGGHKDIVEVLFTQPNVELNQQNKLGDTALHAAAWKGYADIVEMLLAKGARTDIRNNEKKLALDMATNAASASLLKKKQGPDIMRTLSNAEEYLDDEDSD; this is translated from the exons GACAAGTTAAAGTGTTCAGGGCCCTTTATACATTTGAACCCAGAACA ccaGATGAACTATATTTTGAAGAAGGTGATATTATCTACATCTCAGACATG AGTGACACAAATTGGTGGAAAGGAACCTGCAAAGGCAGGACTGGACTAATTCCAAGCAACTATG TGGCTGAGCAAGCTGAGTCCATTGATAACCCATTGCATGAAGCTGCCAAAAGAG GCAACTTGAGCTGGTTGAGAGAGTGCTTGGATAACAGAGTTGGGGTTAATGGCTTAGACAAAGCTGGAAACACAGCCCTGTACTGGGCTTGTCATGGTGGGCACAAAG ATATTGTGGAAGTCTTATTTACCCAACCAAATGTAGAACTGAACCAACAG AACAAATTGGGAGACACAGCTCTACATGCCGCTGCTTGGAAAGGTTATGCAGATATTGTAGAGATGCTACTGGCAAAGG GGGCAAGAACAGATATAAGAAACAATGAGAAGAAACTGGCTCTGGATATGGCTACCAATGCTGCAAGTGCTTCCCtgcttaaaaagaaacaagggcCAG ATATAATGCGCACATTAAGTAATGCAGAGGAATACCTCGATGATGAAGACTCCGATTAG